In Erigeron canadensis isolate Cc75 chromosome 8, C_canadensis_v1, whole genome shotgun sequence, the DNA window aagatttttaagtgcttttaaaagctttttgatgatgaaagttttttatttcaaatacatATCCAAAGAGGAGATAGCTGCCATTTAAAAAAAGACTTATTTTTAAAACTCAAACTTTTAAGCTTTTAAAGGTCTCTAAAAGCCCCTTATCAAACAGCCTCATAATCTGGATTCAACAATCCCGGACAAACGATTTTGTTAACCCCTCCCATTGTTTACATCGGACTTTGATAGTTTGTTCCCAATATAAAGGGGAATGATATATCTACATTAAATTTTTGTCATATACAACAAACGTACATATTATACTGCACAGTGTATAACTGTGTAAAACGTGCATGGTTGCGGATGGCAAAAATTTGTTGTAGATTTGGATATTTACAATACCATATAATAATTGTATCTACTAACTTACTACTTTTAGAATTCCTAATTAAAGATTCCGATGATTAGCGtgtttttagaaagaaaaaggatCTTATCTTCTGAACCCACTACTAAGTATCACTATCAACCTTCGTCATCACAGTCGATCAAGTTTAATTCACACCAAAATTAATTTGTATCGCTATAAAGgttaattgtaaaaaaaaaactcagggTTACATGCGCCGGTTCATGagtcaaattttttaaaaaaatatatggtcCTTTTCAATACAGGCTGATCGAACCAGCTAACTTAGCATGATGAGAAGCTAATTActgcttaattaattaaggttaTCAACGATAACTACTTGTTATGGCCTCTATTAAATAGAGTTTGCTCCTAACCAGCTAACTTAGCAGGCAGGCACATATTGAGTCTATATCTTTTCTGTAATTTGTGAATCAATTACGTTCTTTTTATTACAATAAATTAAGTATAATCAAGCAAATTAAAGCACTTAAGCACACGTCAAGCAACTTTAAAAATGTTGATAGATGTGTATTTTTGTGTACGTTCATATAGAATTAATTGTACCAATCACACTTACAATACTATGACAAAAACAAATAAGCCGATAAAAGAAGTTAAATACAGCTAgattaattacacattcaatctATTATAGTGTACGTGAAACAtataaggggcaagggtgtaatCGGTTAATTTCATCGGCAAATtcttttggcaagttttggtAATTTGGCCAGCTATAGCATGTGCATTGGCAAAGTATTTTGGCTCTTTTTGGCAAATAGGATCGGTTAGAATTGGCCGATTGTTGCAAGCATTGGCAAGAAAATTACAAAGCAAAGattcacttttttttgttttttattgtttgtctttttttttttggctagATTTGACTTGTTTTGACAACTACACCATCAAATTTGGCAAGATGCGGTAAGAATTGGCAAAAAGTTTACAATTACACATGGCACACTCCTATTGAttcaaaacttgccaatttgccaAGACATTGGCATTACACCCTTGCTCCTAACCGACTAACCGAGACCATGAATTTGATCACTACACAAATTATCATAACCATATTTCAAAAGGTGTAATCAAGCAGTAGCCTAGCTACTATAAATTAGATACTAATGTTTGAATTGAAAAGCTAATATGAGTATCTTAagaaaagcatatatatatatatatatagttacatacaaatatatacgaGGGCGCAATTGAAGAAAAGCATGAATAATAATGATGGTCAATTTAAGTATGTATGTGAATACCGAAAGTTACAACCAAGATGGTATAAATGGCAAAATACAGAACCGCATGGATAAGAATGGATATGGCACTTGTGTACATGTTTCCAAACTCTATCACCCTGGTCCGTGCTGGCATCTGGAATAGCAACCCCGGTGACAATAGTATGAACATAGCCACTGCTACCACCGCCGGCCCCAAATCTATATGTATCGGGTTCATTCTTCTTctactaattaattatatgCAACTAATTAAGTAGTACAAGGGACCGAGTACGTgatgagtatatatatttacttagcgaggaagctagctagctagatagGGAGATGAAGCTAAGCTAAGTATGTTTTATAAGGGGTAATGGGGGACATCAGCAAAGCTTTTATCTAAGTAGCTAGCAACCTTCTTTTTATTCCACCATCAGATTACAATAACAGAAAGataatgtatatacatatatgtaccttttttttttccataaattGCTTTTAGAGTAGGAAAGAATGTGGTTGAGATTTCCTTGTTATTAAATTTCCAAGTGCTCTCTATTATGTAGTTAAATTAATGGGTTACATTTAGACTTCAATCAATGATTGGACGGCTTTACATTGTTGTACGATGTTTCTATATTGTTCTGTTCGTTTCAATTGGCCGGGCAAACTGATTATAACttgggatttgctaactagtgccaCTAGTGCACTTGTTAAGAAgcatttaataaatttattatttccttattaattaaaaattttatttaatgtgtattaatttaattcaacaatttctatttttaactgaataattaatacatatttctatattttaagaaaattagaCTTCAATAAATACTTCATTAAATGCTTCTTAACTAATGTACTGGGGGCACTAGTTAACAAATCCCTTATAACTTATATCATAATTGAAGGCCGGG includes these proteins:
- the LOC122580411 gene encoding uncharacterized protein LOC122580411 codes for the protein MNPIHIDLGPAVVAVAMFILLSPGLLFQMPARTRVIEFGNMYTSAISILIHAVLYFAIYTILVVTFGIHIHT